The nucleotide sequence GTTGGCCAGCAGCGGGGCCAGCTCACCGGCCGCCCCGGCGCCCAGGACCGCCTCGAGGTCGCCCGGCAGCCGCGGCGCCGGGACGTCCTGATCCGCGCGCAGCCGGTCCAGCTCCGCGTAGACGGCGGGCGTCGACAGGCCCGCCTCGGCCGCCACCAGCACCAGGTGCAGCGTCGCCCCGACCGCCACCGGGCGCAGCCGGGATCCCGTCCCGGTGCCGACCGCGGCCCCGCCCGTCAGCGCGAACGGCACGTCGGCGCCGAGACCGGCCGCGAGCTCCAGCAGCGCGTCGTCGTCGAGCTCGGGCTCCCCCGAGACGCGGGCGGCGAGCCGGTTCACGGCGACCAGGGCCGCCGCGGCGTCCGCGGAGCCCCCGCCCATGCCGCCGGCCACGGGCACGGCCTTGTCGAGCTGCAGGTGCAGCCCGCCCGCCAGGGGCGGGAAGCGGGCGAGCACGGCCTCGGCGGCCCGGACGGCCAGGTTGGACCCGTCGGTGGGCACGGCGTCCAGGGAGAACGTCCCGCGGTCGAGCTGCTGGGCCACGAGCGAGCCCGGGACCGCCGCCACGCCCACGGTGGTGCCGGCACCCCGGGTCAGCGTGGCCGTCACGGTCTCCCCCGTGCTCACCGCGCAGTACAGGCTCGCGACGTCGTGGTAGCCGTCCGGGCGCGGCGGGCCCGCAGCGAAGAACAGGTTGACCTTGCCGGGCGCGCCGGCGCGCTCCGTGAGCAGCACCGCGGTCATGCCCCGCGCACCCCGGCGGTCAGGCCCGCGGCGGCGCCGGCCCGCGCGATCCGGGCGAACTCGTGGACGTCCAGCTTCTCCCCGCGCTCCCCGGGGTCGATCCCGGCGGCCTCGAGGATCTCGCCGGCCGCCGCGGCGGAGCCCGCCCAGCCGGCGAGGGCGGCCCGCAGGGTCTTGCGCCGCTGGGCAAAGGCGGCGTCCACCGCGGCGAAGACCAGCTCCCGGTCCACGTCCGCCACCGGCTGCTCGCGGCGGACGAAGCGCACCAGCCCCGAGGCGATCTTCGGCGCCGGCCAGAACACGTTCTTCCCGATCGTCCCGGCCTTGGTGACCTCCGCGTACCAGGAGGCCTTGACCGACGGCACCCCGTACACCTTGGAGCCCGGCGCCGCGGCCAGCCGGTCCGCGACCTCCTCCTGCACCATGACCAGCCCGCGGCGGATCGAGGGGAAGCGGGCCAGCAGGTGCAGCAGCACCGGGACGGCCACGTTGTAGGGCAGGTTCGCCACCAGGGCGGTCGGCTCGGCGGGCAGCTCCTGCACGCGCATGGCGTCCTGCTCGAGCACGGTCAGCCGTCCGGCCCGCTCGGGGCGCAGCCGCTCCACGGTGTGCGGCAGCTGCGCCGCCAGCGGGGGGTCGATCTCCACCGCCACGACCTGCTCGGCGGCGTCCAGCAGCCCCAGGGTCAGCGAGCCGAGGCCAGGTCCCACCTCGAGCACCGTCTCGTGCTCCCCCAGCCGCGCGGCGGCGATGATCCGCCGGATCGTGTTGGGGTCGATCACGAAGTTCTGCCCCAGCGTCTTGGTCGGCCGGATCCCGAGCTGCTCGGCGAGCGCCCGGATCTCCGCGGGCCCCAGCAGGGCGCGGGCGGCGGGCTCTGGCGCGGTGGATTCTGTCACCGCCCCATCGTATCGGCCCGGTGCCCTGGCACCCCTCGCCCCCCTCGCCGCCGAGCCCCCACATTCCGGCCTCCCTCGCCGCCGAGCCCCCCACTGCGGTCGCATATCCCCAGAGGAATGCTGGGGACATGCGACCGCAGTGGGGGCTCGGCGAGCACCGCATTCGCACTCCCCATTTCCCTGCGGCGCGGTCCCTCCGGATTGTTGTTCCCCGTGGCGGCGGCACCGGCCCGCCCGGCCGGCGCCGGACCTATCACGGAGTCATGACCGAGCCCATGAGCCTCCACCAGCTGCACGACACCGGCCTCAGCGGCCGAGGGATCCGGCGCCGCCTCCGCGACGGAGATCTCCACCGGGTCCACCCTGGCTACTTCACGGCGTCGGACGCCTATCTGCGACTTAGACCCGAGGAGCAGGCGCTGCTCCGGCACCGGGCGCTCAGCCGGGCTGCCTCCGTGCCGCCGATCTTCTGTCTCGCCTCGGCGGCCCTGGTGCACGGCCTGGATCTTCGGCGCGTCCCGGCCCGTCTGCACACGCTCACCCGGCCGGGGCAGGGAACCCACAACGGATACGCCGGCATCGTGAGGCACCAGGAGCCCCTGCCGGCGTCCGACATCGTCACTGTCGGCGGGCTGCGCGCGACCACAGGTGAACGAACTCTGCTGGACTGCGCCCGCCTGCTGCCTTTCACGGACGCCGTGGTCCTGGCAGACCAGGCGCACTGTTTCGGTCTCACGCGGGCCCGGTTGGAGCAACGACTACCGGAGTGGGCCGGCCGACGCGGCGTGCGCAGAGCTCGGCGCGTGCTCGCCGCCATGGACACGCGCTCTGAATCCGTGGGTGAGACCCTTACCCGCCTCATGCTGGCGGAGTCCGTCCTGCCGGCGCCGGAGCTGCAGTGGGTGATCGTGGGCCGGACGGGGACCTACCGGGCCGACTTCGCGTGGCCCGAGCAGTGGCTGGTGCTCGAGTTCGACGGCGAGAGCAAGTACAGCGACTCCGCGGCCACGGTGATCCGCAACGAACGGCGGCGCGAGGTCGAGATCCAAGAGCTCGGGTGGACCGTCATCCGGGTCGGTTGGCACGACGTCGTCCGTACCCCGGCCGCGACCGTCGACCGGATCTCGGCCGCACTGCGCCGCACGGCAACGCCCCGCTGACCCAGGCTCCATCCCTCCCGGCCCGCCGCGTACCCGCCACTGGCCCGCCGAGTCCCCAAAGTGCTCGCATTTCCCCAGAGAGTTTCTGGGGAAATGCGAGCACTTTGGGGACTCGCCGCGTGAAGGGGCCAAGGTGTGGGGACTCGGCGGGGCGGGGAGGGGAAACGGGGGCGCCGCGGGTCAGAAGGGGCCGTACACCTCCAAGGTGTTCGCCCAGAGGCGCTCGCACAGCGGCTCGAGTTCCTGCTCGAGGATGTCCGCCATGCCGCGCACGGTGTAGTTGACCACGTAGCTGGCGTTGGGCCGGCCCCGGTACGGGTGGGGGGTGAGGAACGGCGCGTCGGTCTCGGTGAGCACGAGCTCGGGGCGGGCGGTGCGCAGCGCGGCCTTGAGGTCGTGGCTGTTCTTGAAGGTGACGGTCCCGGAGAAGGACATGTACCAGCCGTGCTCGTTGCAGGTGCGCGCGAGCTCCTCGTCCCCGGAGAAGCAGTGGAACACGGTGCGCTCGGGGGCGCCCTCCTCCAGCAGGACGGCGACGACGTCGGCGTGGGCGTCCCGGTCGTGGATCTGCAGCGCCTTGCCGGTCTCCTGGGCGAAGCGGATGTGCTCCCGGAAGGACCGCTTCTGGTGCTCCCGTCCCTCTCCCTCGGTGCGGTAGTAGTCGAGACCGGTCTCGCCGAAGGCCCGGACCCGCTCGTGCTCCCCCAGGGAACGGATCGCGGCGAGCGCCTCGTCGAGGGTCCCGGCGGCCGCGAGCTTCGGCGCCTCGTTGGGGTGCAGCGCCACGGCGGCCAGCACCCGGGGGTCGGCCTCGGCGGCGGCCACGGCGAAGCGGGAGGAGGGGACGTCGCAGCCGACCTGGACGAGCCCGCCCACCCCGGCGAGGGCGGCGGCGTCCGCGGCGTCCCGGACCGAGACCTGGACCCGGCCGTCCTGCAGGTCGAGGTGGGTGTGGTTGTCGGCCACCGGGTGCGGCAGCGGCTCCGGGGCGGGCGGGTAGGAGAGGTTGCGGCGGCGCCCGTCGTCGGCCTGGGCGGAACGGCGCCGGGTGCCCTCCCCCGCGGGGACGTCCTCGGGCACGGCGTAGTGCTCGGGCTCGTAGGCGGCGGGGGCCGCGCCCGGGGCGGGAGCGGGCCGGGCGGCGGGGTCGGGCCACAGGGAGGCGGCGAGGAGGGTGGCGTTGGGGTCGGTCACGGGCGGCACCTCAGGAGGTCTCGGGGGAGCGGATCGGGAAATGGGGACGGGACAGCGGACAGGTCAGCGGGCGGGAAACACGCGGGCACCGACCAATCTACGAGCTGGGCCCGGGCAGACATACTGGGAGCTGCAGACGCGAGCAGGAAGCCGAGGAGCCCATGGAGTCCTTCCCCCAGTACACGCAGGCGATCCTGGACCGGATCAACGCGGTGATCGACGGCAAGCCGGAGGCGGCGCGCACGGCCCTGAGCGTGCTGCTGGCCGGCGGGCACCTGCTGGTCGAGGACGTGCCGGGCGTGGGCAAGACCATGCTGGCGCGCACGCTGGCCACCGCGATCGGCGGGACGGTCTCGCGCGTGCAGTTCACCCCGGACCTGCTGCCCACGGACATCACGGGCGTGTCGGTGTACGACCAGGCCCGGCGCGAGTTCGAGTTCAAGCCCGGTCCGGTGTTCGCCAACGTGGTGATCGGGGACGAGATCAACCGGGCCTCGGCCAAGACGCAGTCCGCGCTGCTCGAGTGCATGGCGGAGGGACAGGTCACGGCGGACGGCACGACCTACCGGCTGTCGACCCCGTTCATGGTGGTGGCCACGCAGAACCCTGTGGAGATGGACGGCACGTTCCCGCTGCCGGAGGCGCAGCGGGACCGGTTCACGGCCCGGATCTCGATGGGCTACCCGGACACCGCGGCGGAGATGACGATGCTCACCGACCACGGCGGCGGCTCCCCGCTGGAGGGCCTGCAGCCGGTGGTCTCCCTCGAGGACGCGGCCCGCCTGGTGGCGCACGTGCGCGGCATCCACGTCTCGGACGCGGTGCGCGCCTACATCGTGGCGCTGGGCCAGGCCACGCGCTCGCACCCGCAGATCCGGCTGGGCGCCAGCCCGCGGGCGCTGCTCCAGCTGCAGGCCGCGGCCCGCGCGGAGGCCGCCCTGAGCGGGCGCGAGTACGTGCTGCCCGACGACGTGCGGGCGGTCGCGGTGCCGGTGCTCGCCCACCGCCTGATCCTGGACCGGCGCGCCGGCACCGACTCCGCGGAGGAGCTGGTGCGGGCGGTGCTGGACGAGGTGCGGGTCCCGGCCGAGCACACCCCCCGGACCCGATGAGGCGCCGGCCGGCGCCGGGGCGCACGGCGGAGGGCGAGCGGGCGGAGCAGCCCGTGGACTCCCGCGCCCGGTTCACGGGGCGCGGCTGGGCCTTCCTGGGGGCCGGCGCCCTGTGCCTGCTGCTGGCCACCTGGCTGGGCCGCAAGGACGTGCTGGCGCTGGCCCTGTTCCTCGGCGGCGCCCCCCTGTTCGCGGCCATGTCCCTGTACGTGGTGAAGCCCAGGGTGCTGCTCAAGCGCGGCGTGGACCCGGCGCTGGTGACGGCCGGGGACTCCGCGGTGGTCCGGCTGCGCGTGCGGCACCGGACCCGGCGCGGCGGGACGGTCACCGGGGCGGTCGCCGTGCACGAGACGGTCCCGGAGCCGCTGGGCGGGGACCGCGAGCTGGTCGTGGAGGCCGGCGGGGAGCCCGCCGCCTACACCGTGCGCCCCCGCCGCCGGGGCGTGTACGCCCTGGGGCCGGCCACCGTGCGGGTGGCCGACCCGTTCGGCCTCGCCGCCGAGCTGCTCGACGCCTCCGAGCGCACGTCCCTGCACGTGGCCCCGGACCCCGTGGAGCTGCCGGAGATCAGCGCCGACCGGCTGCGGGAGTCCGGCACCGACCCGTCCCGGACCGCGCAGCCGCAGCCGGGCCCGGACAACGTCACCACCCGCGAGTACCGGCACGGCGACCCGATGCGCCGGGTGCACTGGGCCGCCTCCGCGAAGCACGGCCAGCTGATGGTCCGCCAGGAGGACCCCCGCAGCACCCGCCGCCTCACCCTGGTCCTGGACCGCGACGAGACCTCCTGGCCCGGGGAGCGCCTGTGGGCCGGCGTGCTCCCCAGCACCGCCGAGTTCGAGTGGGCCGTGTCCTTCACGGCCGCCGTGCTCGAGCACCTCACCCAGCGCGAGACCGCCCTGCACGCCCTCGACACCTTCGGCCGCCCGCTCCCCCGCGGTGGCGAGGACGACGACGACGCTCCCGCCCGCACCCGCGCCACCGCCGTCACCGACGACGGCGCCGAGGACGCCCGGCACGGGCTGGCGCGCGTCCGCCCCGAGCCCGCACCCCGGGAGACGGGGCCCGGCGGGACCGCGGAGGACGCGCTGGCCGAGCGGTTCGACCGCGACGGCCTGGTCCACCCCGTGCTGCTGGTCTCGGGGGACCTCTCCGCCGCGGCCGCCGAGCGGGTCCTGGGCGGCACGCGGCGGGCGGCCGCCGGCAGCGCGGTGCTGGTGACCTCCTCCGCCGACCACGTCCCGGACGGGGCGGGGGTGCTCGAGGCGGCGGGCTGGTCCGTCGTCGTCGTGCCGGCGTCCGCCGCGCCCGAGGACGCGTGGGCGCAGCTGGGCTCCGGGACCCGCGCGGCCGGGGCCGTCCGGTGAGCGCCGCCGTCCGCACCCCTGCGCCCACCCGCCCGCCGGAGACCGCCGGACCGCCGGAGGACGCCAGGACGGGCCGCCGCCCGGTGCGCGCCGTGCTGGGCCTGGCCGGCACGGTCCTCGTGGCGGTCGGGCTGTCCCTCGTGGCGCTGACCGGGGTCCTCGACGGCGCGGGCTGGGTCCCCGGCGCGCTGCTCGCGGCCCTCGCCGTGGTCGTGGCGACCACGACGTCCCGCCTGCTGCGGCTGCCGGGCCTGCTGGCGCCCCTGTTCGGCGCCGGCGCCCTGACGCTCGTGCTCACGCTGCTGTTCCTGCGCGAGCCCGCGCTGCTCGGCCTCGTGCCCACCCCCGGGAGCCTGTCCCTCGGCGCGGAGCTGTGGCGGGAGGCGGCCGGGATCGTCGCGGAGCGGCCGGCCCCGTATCCGGGGGGCGCGGCGCTCGCGTTCGTCGCCGCCCTCGCCACGGGTCTCGTGACCCTGTTCGTGGACACGGTGCTCGTGGCGCTGCGGGCGCCGGGGCTCAGCGCGCTCGGCGTGCTGGCGCTGCTGGTGGTGCCCGCCCTGGTGCTGCCCGGGAGCGTGGGCGCGGCCGGGACGGCGGCCGCCGTGCTCGCGGCCCTGGTCCTGCTCGGCGGCGGACGGCGCTTCGGCGCGGTCCGCGAGCCCCGCACCGCCGCGGCGCCGGGCAGCTGGCCGCGGGCCCTCGTGGTGGGCGCCGGTGTGCTCGCGGTGACCCTGCTGGTCCCGGGCCTGGTCCCCGGCTTCGTCAACGGCGCGTTCCCCCAGGGCAGCGGTCTCGCCGGCGAGCGCGCCTCCGGGGTGGGCCCGCTGCGGGCCGTGGGACAGGACCTGCGCTCCGCGCAGCAGCTGCCGCGCCTCGAGTACACGACGAGCACGGACGAGCCGGAGCTGCTGCGGGTCCTCACGCTCTCCGACTTCTCCGGGGCGGAGTGGTTCCCGGACACCACCGGGCTGGACCCCGAGCTCGACGACCTCGGCCCCACCCCGCTGCGCCCCGTGGGCGGGGGCCCCGAGCGCAGCACCGCCGTGGAGCTGCGGGACTGGTCCGAGCGCTGGCTGCCGCTGCCGTGGGCGCCCGTGGACGTGGCGGGGCTCGAGGACGGCGGCTGGGCCTGGAGCCCGCTCGACCTCACCGTGCACGGGGAGCAGGTCCCGCCGGAAGGCACCGCCTACGAGGTCCGCTCGATCGTGCCCGAGCCCACGTCCGCGCGGCTGCGCGAGGCCCCCGCCGCGCCGGACTCCCCGGAGCTCGCCCCGTTCCGCGAACTGCCGGGCGAGACCCCGGCCGCCCTCCGGGACGCGGCCCGGGAGCGGGCGGGGGACGCCCCCACCGCCTTCGACCAGGCCCTGGCCCTGCAGGAGTGGCTGCGCTCGGACGAGTTCCGCTACGACGTGGACGCCCCGCTCGCGCAGGGCTACGACGCCGGCGGCATGGCCTCCCTCGAGGAGTTCCTGGCCGTGCGCACGGGCTACGCCGGTCACTTCGCCCCTGCGATGGCCGTCATGGCCCGGGAGCTCGGCATCCCCGCCCGCGTGGCGGTCGGCTACCTTCCGGCCACCGGCGCCGCCCCGGACCAGTCGGCGGACCCCGACGAGCCGTTCGGGGACGCGGCGGAGGCGGGCGCCTTCACGGTCCTGCCCCGCGACGCGCACGCGTGGCCGGAGCTGTGGTTCGAGGGCTCCGGGTGGGTGCGCTTCGAGCCGACCCCCGGCACCGGCGACCTCCCCGGCTACGCCGCCGAGGGGCCGCAGGACGGGGACGGGCAGTCGCAGGAGGGCGAGGGCACCGCGGAGCCCACCGGCGCGCCGAGCGACGCCCCCACCCCGGCGAGCACGGCGGACAGCCCCGACGAGGACGCCCCCTCCGCCGAGCCGACCGCCGTGCCGACCCCGGAGTCCCCCGCCGCGCCGGAGCCCGACGACGACGCCGGACCGGCCGGGTGGCTGCCGTGGCTGGCCGGGATCCTGACCGCCGCGCTGCTCGCCCTGCTGGCCGCCCTCCCCCGGCTCCTCCGGTCCCGCCGGCGCCGGCGCCGGATGCGGGTGCTGGGCGATGCGCAGGCGCCGGCGGCCGATCGGGCCCTGGCGGGGTGGGCGGAGGTCGAGGACCTGGGTGTCGACCATGGGCTGGGCCGCGCCGCCGCGGAGACGCCCCGGGCCTACGTGGACCGGCTCGGCGCCGTGGTCCCGGCCGCCGCGCCGGCGCTGGGGCGGCTCGGCCGGGACGTGGAGCGGGCCCTCTACGCGCCGGGCACCGCGGAATGGACCCCCGAGGCCGGCCCGGAGGACGTCGCCGCGCTGCGGACGGGTCTCGCCGAGCGCGGCGGCCCCGGCGCACGGCGCGCCCGGTGGCTCCCCCGCTCGGTGACGACCCGCTCGGTGCCGCCCCGCGGCTGAGCGAGCGGCCCCGAACGCCGAGTCCCCCCGGTGCTCGCAGTTCCCCCGGATCGATCGGGGGGAACTGCGAGCACCGGGGGGACTCGGCGGGCAACGGGGTCAGGGGCGGGGCGTCACCACTTGTAGTCGAGGAACTTCCCGTCGAAGGTGA is from Kocuria rosea and encodes:
- a CDS encoding DUF58 domain-containing protein is translated as MRRRPAPGRTAEGERAEQPVDSRARFTGRGWAFLGAGALCLLLATWLGRKDVLALALFLGGAPLFAAMSLYVVKPRVLLKRGVDPALVTAGDSAVVRLRVRHRTRRGGTVTGAVAVHETVPEPLGGDRELVVEAGGEPAAYTVRPRRRGVYALGPATVRVADPFGLAAELLDASERTSLHVAPDPVELPEISADRLRESGTDPSRTAQPQPGPDNVTTREYRHGDPMRRVHWAASAKHGQLMVRQEDPRSTRRLTLVLDRDETSWPGERLWAGVLPSTAEFEWAVSFTAAVLEHLTQRETALHALDTFGRPLPRGGEDDDDAPARTRATAVTDDGAEDARHGLARVRPEPAPRETGPGGTAEDALAERFDRDGLVHPVLLVSGDLSAAAAERVLGGTRRAAAGSAVLVTSSADHVPDGAGVLEAAGWSVVVVPASAAPEDAWAQLGSGTRAAGAVR
- the rsmA gene encoding 16S rRNA (adenine(1518)-N(6)/adenine(1519)-N(6))-dimethyltransferase RsmA, whose protein sequence is MTESTAPEPAARALLGPAEIRALAEQLGIRPTKTLGQNFVIDPNTIRRIIAAARLGEHETVLEVGPGLGSLTLGLLDAAEQVVAVEIDPPLAAQLPHTVERLRPERAGRLTVLEQDAMRVQELPAEPTALVANLPYNVAVPVLLHLLARFPSIRRGLVMVQEEVADRLAAAPGSKVYGVPSVKASWYAEVTKAGTIGKNVFWPAPKIASGLVRFVRREQPVADVDRELVFAAVDAAFAQRRKTLRAALAGWAGSAAAAGEILEAAGIDPGERGEKLDVHEFARIARAGAAAGLTAGVRGA
- a CDS encoding DUF559 domain-containing protein, producing MTEPMSLHQLHDTGLSGRGIRRRLRDGDLHRVHPGYFTASDAYLRLRPEEQALLRHRALSRAASVPPIFCLASAALVHGLDLRRVPARLHTLTRPGQGTHNGYAGIVRHQEPLPASDIVTVGGLRATTGERTLLDCARLLPFTDAVVLADQAHCFGLTRARLEQRLPEWAGRRGVRRARRVLAAMDTRSESVGETLTRLMLAESVLPAPELQWVIVGRTGTYRADFAWPEQWLVLEFDGESKYSDSAATVIRNERRREVEIQELGWTVIRVGWHDVVRTPAATVDRISAALRRTATPR
- a CDS encoding TatD family hydrolase — protein: MTDPNATLLAASLWPDPAARPAPAPGAAPAAYEPEHYAVPEDVPAGEGTRRRSAQADDGRRRNLSYPPAPEPLPHPVADNHTHLDLQDGRVQVSVRDAADAAALAGVGGLVQVGCDVPSSRFAVAAAEADPRVLAAVALHPNEAPKLAAAGTLDEALAAIRSLGEHERVRAFGETGLDYYRTEGEGREHQKRSFREHIRFAQETGKALQIHDRDAHADVVAVLLEEGAPERTVFHCFSGDEELARTCNEHGWYMSFSGTVTFKNSHDLKAALRTARPELVLTETDAPFLTPHPYRGRPNASYVVNYTVRGMADILEQELEPLCERLWANTLEVYGPF
- a CDS encoding AAA family ATPase, with the translated sequence MESFPQYTQAILDRINAVIDGKPEAARTALSVLLAGGHLLVEDVPGVGKTMLARTLATAIGGTVSRVQFTPDLLPTDITGVSVYDQARREFEFKPGPVFANVVIGDEINRASAKTQSALLECMAEGQVTADGTTYRLSTPFMVVATQNPVEMDGTFPLPEAQRDRFTARISMGYPDTAAEMTMLTDHGGGSPLEGLQPVVSLEDAARLVAHVRGIHVSDAVRAYIVALGQATRSHPQIRLGASPRALLQLQAAARAEAALSGREYVLPDDVRAVAVPVLAHRLILDRRAGTDSAEELVRAVLDEVRVPAEHTPRTR
- a CDS encoding 4-(cytidine 5'-diphospho)-2-C-methyl-D-erythritol kinase, with the translated sequence MTAVLLTERAGAPGKVNLFFAAGPPRPDGYHDVASLYCAVSTGETVTATLTRGAGTTVGVAAVPGSLVAQQLDRGTFSLDAVPTDGSNLAVRAAEAVLARFPPLAGGLHLQLDKAVPVAGGMGGGSADAAAALVAVNRLAARVSGEPELDDDALLELAAGLGADVPFALTGGAAVGTGTGSRLRPVAVGATLHLVLVAAEAGLSTPAVYAELDRLRADQDVPAPRLPGDLEAVLGAGAAGELAPLLANDLQAAALSLAPQLGPVLAAGAAAGALASFVSGSGPTVAHLVADAAAAEDLADVLRGQGAPALAVRAP
- a CDS encoding DUF3488 and transglutaminase-like domain-containing protein, with product MSAAVRTPAPTRPPETAGPPEDARTGRRPVRAVLGLAGTVLVAVGLSLVALTGVLDGAGWVPGALLAALAVVVATTTSRLLRLPGLLAPLFGAGALTLVLTLLFLREPALLGLVPTPGSLSLGAELWREAAGIVAERPAPYPGGAALAFVAALATGLVTLFVDTVLVALRAPGLSALGVLALLVVPALVLPGSVGAAGTAAAVLAALVLLGGGRRFGAVREPRTAAAPGSWPRALVVGAGVLAVTLLVPGLVPGFVNGAFPQGSGLAGERASGVGPLRAVGQDLRSAQQLPRLEYTTSTDEPELLRVLTLSDFSGAEWFPDTTGLDPELDDLGPTPLRPVGGGPERSTAVELRDWSERWLPLPWAPVDVAGLEDGGWAWSPLDLTVHGEQVPPEGTAYEVRSIVPEPTSARLREAPAAPDSPELAPFRELPGETPAALRDAARERAGDAPTAFDQALALQEWLRSDEFRYDVDAPLAQGYDAGGMASLEEFLAVRTGYAGHFAPAMAVMARELGIPARVAVGYLPATGAAPDQSADPDEPFGDAAEAGAFTVLPRDAHAWPELWFEGSGWVRFEPTPGTGDLPGYAAEGPQDGDGQSQEGEGTAEPTGAPSDAPTPASTADSPDEDAPSAEPTAVPTPESPAAPEPDDDAGPAGWLPWLAGILTAALLALLAALPRLLRSRRRRRRMRVLGDAQAPAADRALAGWAEVEDLGVDHGLGRAAAETPRAYVDRLGAVVPAAAPALGRLGRDVERALYAPGTAEWTPEAGPEDVAALRTGLAERGGPGARRARWLPRSVTTRSVPPRG